From Shewanella psychrophila, a single genomic window includes:
- the rpsI gene encoding 30S ribosomal protein S9 has translation MAATQYYGTGRRKTSTARVFAKAGTGNIVVNQLPLDQYFGRETARMVVRQPLELVEMTEKLDIYVTVKGGGITGQAGAIRHGITRALMELDESLRPSLRAAGFVTRDARKVERKKVGLRKARRKPQFSKR, from the coding sequence ATGGCTGCAACTCAGTACTACGGCACTGGCCGTCGCAAAACATCAACTGCACGCGTATTCGCGAAAGCAGGAACTGGCAACATAGTTGTCAATCAACTTCCACTAGATCAGTATTTTGGTCGTGAAACTGCTCGTATGGTTGTTCGTCAGCCACTAGAGCTAGTTGAAATGACTGAAAAACTAGACATCTATGTAACTGTAAAGGGCGGTGGTATCACTGGCCAAGCAGGTGCAATCCGTCACGGTATTACCCGTGCACTGATGGAACTTGATGAATCTCTACGTCCATCTCTACGTGCTGCTGGTTTCGTTACCCGTGATGCTCGTAAAGTTGAGCGTAAGAAAGTTGGTCTACGTAAAGCACGTCGTAAGCCACAATTCTCAAAGCGTTAA
- the rplM gene encoding 50S ribosomal protein L13 codes for MKTTFTATPETVTREWFVVDAEGKTLGRIATEIASRLRGKHKPEYTPHVDTGDYIIVINAEKVTVTGNKAKGKVYYSHSGFIGGIKQITFEKLQDHKPEMIIEKAVKGMLPKGPLGRAMFRKLKVYAGTEHNHAAQQPQVLDI; via the coding sequence ATGAAGACTACTTTTACTGCTACACCAGAGACAGTCACTCGCGAGTGGTTTGTTGTTGACGCTGAAGGTAAAACTTTAGGTCGTATCGCTACTGAAATTGCATCACGTTTACGTGGTAAGCATAAGCCAGAGTATACTCCTCATGTTGACACCGGCGACTACATCATCGTTATCAACGCTGAGAAAGTTACTGTTACTGGTAATAAAGCGAAAGGCAAAGTGTACTACTCGCATTCGGGTTTCATCGGTGGCATCAAGCAGATCACCTTTGAAAAGCTGCAGGATCATAAGCCTGAAATGATTATCGAGAAAGCAGTTAAGGGAATGTTACCTAAAGGTCCTTTAGGTCGTGCCATGTTCCGTAAGCTTAAAGTTTACGCTGGTACAGAACATAACCACGCTGCACAACAACCTCAAGTTCTTGATATCTAA
- the zapE gene encoding cell division protein ZapE: MSQLTPWQHYQQDLTRDDFSHDSAQEQAVKSLQRVFDEIQLINSKPSLAKRVFSLLGAKEQTVQGLYLWGGVGRGKTYLMDTFYDALPGERKLRAHFHRFIHQVHLDLDNLKGQRDPLLIIAKQMAAKYQVICFDEFFVSDITDAMLLGTLFQALFKEGVALVATSNIIPDELYRNGLQRARFLPAIALINQHCQILNVDSGIDYRLRTLEQAEIYHFPLDVKADTNLLSYFDKLAPESEVSVAEIEIDGRNIGIRKQAQGVLLVDFIALCDGPRSQRDYMELACLYHTVLLSGVLQMGDKLTGDDIARRFLAMVDEFYERNVKLIISAEVSLEDIYTQGLLSFEFRRCRSRLTEMQSHDYLALEHLP; encoded by the coding sequence GTGTCCCAGCTAACTCCGTGGCAACATTACCAGCAAGACTTGACTCGAGATGATTTTTCACATGATTCAGCGCAGGAACAAGCGGTAAAAAGTTTACAGCGTGTGTTTGATGAAATTCAGCTTATCAATAGTAAGCCGAGCTTAGCGAAAAGGGTATTTTCGCTTCTGGGGGCAAAAGAGCAAACGGTTCAAGGGCTTTATCTTTGGGGCGGGGTGGGGCGCGGTAAAACCTACTTGATGGATACCTTCTATGACGCCTTACCTGGAGAGAGAAAGCTAAGAGCGCACTTTCATCGTTTTATACATCAGGTTCATTTAGATCTCGATAACCTTAAAGGGCAGAGAGATCCTCTATTGATCATCGCAAAGCAGATGGCTGCTAAGTATCAGGTGATCTGTTTCGATGAGTTTTTCGTATCGGACATTACCGATGCCATGTTACTGGGTACCTTGTTCCAAGCCCTATTCAAAGAAGGAGTGGCGCTGGTCGCGACCTCTAACATTATTCCCGATGAACTTTATCGCAACGGCTTACAACGAGCCCGTTTTCTGCCAGCTATCGCTTTGATTAATCAACATTGCCAAATCCTCAACGTGGACTCTGGAATCGATTATCGCCTACGTACTCTGGAGCAAGCGGAGATTTATCACTTCCCTTTAGATGTTAAGGCCGATACTAATTTACTCTCCTATTTCGATAAATTGGCCCCCGAGTCCGAGGTGTCAGTGGCAGAGATAGAGATCGACGGGCGAAATATAGGTATAAGAAAACAGGCTCAAGGAGTCTTGCTCGTAGATTTTATAGCCCTGTGCGATGGACCCAGAAGTCAGAGAGACTATATGGAGCTAGCTTGCCTCTATCATACTGTGCTGCTCAGCGGGGTTCTGCAGATGGGTGATAAGCTAACCGGCGACGATATTGCCCGTCGTTTCCTTGCCATGGTTGATGAGTTTTACGAGCGTAATGTCAAACTCATCATATCGGCCGAAGTCTCCTTAGAAGATATCTACACCCAGGGCTTATTGAGTTTCGAATTCAGGCGTTGCCGCTCACGTCTCACTGAGATGCAATCCCATGATTATCTGGCTTTAGAGCATCTGCCATAA
- a CDS encoding ZapG family protein, which produces MEWPLIIATFVLGILLGYVGRTIIARNNDSNGKGKVLEQTKLELSQHKQEVTDHFELHHKQLAELTEQLNKVNKQWNEAANTLAPKSKVKPLSNLVNNEVTQESIDTQADELNSENVIIVNQNN; this is translated from the coding sequence ATGGAATGGCCCTTAATTATTGCAACCTTCGTGCTCGGTATCCTATTAGGTTATGTCGGTCGTACTATCATTGCCCGTAACAATGACTCCAATGGCAAGGGAAAAGTCCTCGAGCAGACAAAATTAGAATTGAGTCAGCACAAACAAGAGGTCACAGATCATTTCGAGCTGCATCATAAACAACTCGCCGAGCTGACGGAGCAATTAAACAAGGTCAACAAACAATGGAATGAAGCGGCGAACACCTTAGCCCCCAAAAGCAAGGTTAAACCACTATCTAACTTAGTCAACAATGAAGTCACTCAAGAGTCTATTGATACACAAGCCGATGAACTCAATAGCGAAAATGTAATTATAGTGAACCAAAACAATTAA
- the degQ gene encoding Do family serine endopeptidase DegQ, which translates to MKSKLSLLSAALLTASLSLAPGLSQAAIPIAVEGQSIPSLAPMLERTTPAVVAVAVTGTHVSKQKVPDAFRYFFGPNAPREQVQERPFRGLGSGVIIDADKGYIVTNNHVIEGADEILIGLYDGREVEAKLIGTDSESDIALLQIKADNLVAVKRADSDKLKVGDFAVAIGNPFGLGQTVTSGIVSAMGRSGLGIEMLENFIQTDAAINSGNSGGALVNLNGDLIGINTAIVAPGGGNVGIGFAIPANMVNNLVDQIIEHGEVRRGVLGVSGRDLTNELAKGFGLNTQHGGFVDQVMADSAADEAGIKAGDIIVSVNGRNIKSFQELRAKVATMGAGAEVKFGLIRDGDKQTVTATLGETSQTTETAAGAIHPMLAGAALENNKKGVEITDVAQNSPAAASGLQKGDLIVGVNRSPIKDLKSLKTKLVDQQGAVALKIKRDKSSLYLVLR; encoded by the coding sequence ATGAAATCCAAATTAAGCTTACTTTCTGCAGCCCTGCTTACGGCATCGCTCTCTTTGGCTCCAGGCCTCTCTCAGGCAGCGATTCCCATAGCGGTCGAAGGTCAATCCATCCCCAGCTTAGCCCCTATGCTAGAACGCACGACTCCCGCCGTCGTCGCCGTAGCGGTAACCGGCACCCATGTCTCTAAACAGAAAGTGCCCGATGCCTTCAGATATTTTTTTGGCCCTAATGCCCCCCGTGAGCAAGTACAGGAACGTCCATTTAGGGGCTTAGGTTCGGGGGTTATCATAGATGCCGACAAAGGTTACATAGTCACCAATAATCATGTGATTGAAGGAGCTGACGAGATTCTCATAGGCCTTTATGATGGCCGTGAGGTAGAGGCTAAACTTATTGGCACAGATTCCGAGTCAGATATCGCATTATTGCAAATCAAAGCCGATAACTTAGTCGCAGTGAAACGTGCCGATTCAGATAAACTCAAGGTTGGTGATTTTGCCGTCGCTATCGGTAATCCCTTCGGTCTTGGCCAAACTGTGACATCGGGTATAGTCAGCGCCATGGGCCGCTCGGGTCTGGGCATAGAGATGCTAGAGAACTTCATTCAAACCGATGCCGCGATCAACAGTGGTAATTCCGGAGGTGCATTAGTCAATCTCAATGGTGACCTTATCGGTATCAATACCGCTATCGTCGCCCCTGGTGGCGGTAATGTCGGCATAGGTTTCGCAATTCCGGCTAATATGGTTAACAACTTAGTCGATCAGATAATTGAGCATGGCGAAGTCCGCCGCGGCGTATTGGGTGTCTCGGGTCGAGACCTGACGAATGAGCTGGCTAAAGGCTTTGGCTTAAATACCCAGCACGGTGGCTTCGTCGATCAAGTTATGGCCGATAGCGCAGCGGATGAAGCAGGTATAAAGGCGGGTGATATTATTGTTAGTGTCAATGGCCGCAATATCAAAAGCTTCCAAGAGCTAAGAGCGAAAGTCGCCACAATGGGCGCGGGAGCAGAAGTTAAATTTGGCTTAATTCGCGATGGTGACAAACAAACTGTCACCGCGACTCTAGGTGAAACCAGTCAGACGACAGAAACTGCCGCAGGCGCTATTCATCCTATGCTCGCAGGCGCAGCATTAGAGAATAACAAGAAAGGGGTCGAGATAACTGATGTGGCTCAAAATTCACCGGCTGCAGCCAGTGGCTTACAGAAAGGCGACCTGATTGTCGGCGTGAATCGCTCCCCCATAAAAGATCTTAAGTCGCTCAAGACTAAACTTGTCGATCAACAAGGCGCCGTAGCATTGAAAATAAAACGTGACAAGAGCAGCTTATATCTAGTCCTCAGATAG
- the degS gene encoding outer membrane-stress sensor serine endopeptidase DegS codes for MALKDSLIYLGKAVFFGLIMAAVFLVITPFLANKDMSNLFFQKRGDNGVELSFSNAVRRAGPAVVNIYSLSINRNKPLNSSSLQGLGSGVIMSGEGYILTNYHVIKKADEIVVALQDGRKFTSEVVGSDPVTDLSVLKIEGDSLPIVPINLGVPAQVGDVVLAIGNPYNLGQTITQGIISATGRNGLSSGYLDFLQTDAAINAGNSGGALIDTSGQLIGINTAAFQVGEEGGGHGINFAIPIKLAHSIMGKLIKDGRVIRGALGISGEPISPVMAQILNLPDLTGVVITGVDPNGPAAQAQLQPRDVITKYEGEDIPGVEMLMDRIAETPPGKQVSMTIIRKGKRYDVPVLIGENANNPE; via the coding sequence ATGGCTCTTAAAGATTCTCTAATCTATCTCGGCAAGGCCGTATTTTTCGGCCTAATTATGGCTGCTGTCTTTCTGGTGATAACGCCATTCCTAGCAAACAAGGATATGTCGAACCTTTTTTTCCAAAAACGTGGTGACAATGGGGTTGAGCTTTCATTCTCTAACGCCGTCAGGCGTGCAGGCCCCGCCGTAGTCAACATCTATAGTCTGAGCATCAATCGTAATAAACCTCTTAATTCAAGTTCGCTACAGGGTCTTGGCTCTGGTGTGATCATGAGCGGTGAAGGCTATATTCTGACTAATTACCATGTCATTAAGAAAGCCGATGAGATAGTCGTTGCCCTGCAAGATGGCCGTAAATTCACCTCTGAAGTTGTTGGCTCAGATCCTGTCACCGATCTAAGCGTGTTAAAAATTGAAGGCGATAGTCTACCTATAGTGCCTATTAACTTAGGTGTTCCGGCACAAGTCGGTGATGTCGTCTTAGCTATAGGTAATCCCTACAACTTAGGTCAAACCATCACACAGGGGATCATCAGTGCCACAGGCCGAAATGGACTCAGTTCAGGGTACCTGGATTTTCTGCAAACTGATGCCGCTATTAACGCAGGTAATTCAGGCGGAGCACTCATAGATACCAGTGGTCAGCTGATCGGCATTAACACTGCGGCCTTTCAGGTTGGTGAAGAGGGCGGAGGCCACGGAATAAACTTCGCCATTCCCATTAAACTCGCCCATAGCATCATGGGAAAACTGATTAAAGATGGTCGTGTTATACGTGGGGCACTGGGCATAAGCGGTGAGCCTATCAGCCCAGTGATGGCGCAAATTTTAAACTTACCGGATCTAACTGGTGTGGTTATCACAGGTGTCGATCCTAATGGCCCTGCGGCTCAAGCCCAGCTTCAACCAAGAGATGTGATCACCAAATATGAAGGTGAAGATATTCCTGGGGTTGAAATGCTTATGGACAGAATAGCCGAGACCCCACCTGGAAAGCAGGTATCCATGACCATCATACGTAAGGGGAAGCGCTATGATGTCCCAGTACTCATAGGTGAGAATGCCAATAACCCAGAGTAA
- the murA gene encoding UDP-N-acetylglucosamine 1-carboxyvinyltransferase yields the protein MDKLKIQASEALAGEVVISGAKNAALPILMAGVLAETDFVVSNVPDLRDVSTSCELLRCLGAEVSRSDNSEVRISTTSLDNFCAPYDLVKTMRASILILGPLLARFGTADVSLPGGCAIGARPVNLHLHGLEQMGAKIDVEEGYIKARVDGRLKGAHIFMDMVSVGATENLLMAASLADGETIIENAAREPEVVDLANCLIAMGAKIEGAGTDSIRIQGVESLQGCNYHVMPDRIETGSFLIAAAVTRGKIRCVHADPSTLEAVLAKLEDAGAKITTGSDWIELDMQGKRPKAVNIKTVPYPGFPTDMQAQFCLLNVLAEGTSTITETIFENRFMHVPELIRMGANMELEGNTCIIQGIERLNGAQVMATDLRASASLVIAGLVADGTTIVDRIYHLDRGYEHIEDKFKGLGGQVVRTR from the coding sequence TTGGATAAATTAAAAATTCAGGCGAGCGAAGCGCTTGCTGGTGAAGTCGTGATCTCTGGGGCTAAAAATGCCGCCTTGCCTATCTTAATGGCTGGCGTGTTGGCAGAAACTGATTTCGTCGTAAGCAATGTTCCGGATCTTAGAGACGTGAGCACAAGTTGTGAATTGCTGCGTTGCTTAGGCGCCGAAGTGAGCCGTTCAGATAACAGTGAGGTGCGTATTTCTACCACTTCTCTGGATAATTTTTGTGCGCCTTATGATTTAGTTAAAACCATGCGCGCATCGATTCTTATCTTGGGACCATTATTGGCCCGTTTCGGTACCGCCGATGTCTCCCTGCCTGGTGGCTGTGCCATTGGTGCCCGTCCGGTGAACCTTCATCTCCATGGTTTAGAGCAGATGGGAGCGAAGATCGACGTCGAAGAGGGCTACATCAAGGCCCGTGTCGATGGCCGCTTAAAAGGCGCTCATATCTTCATGGATATGGTCAGCGTTGGTGCGACAGAAAACTTATTGATGGCCGCTTCACTCGCCGATGGTGAAACCATTATAGAGAATGCCGCCCGTGAACCCGAAGTTGTCGATTTGGCTAACTGTCTTATTGCCATGGGGGCGAAAATTGAGGGCGCAGGTACCGACTCAATTCGTATTCAAGGGGTTGAATCTCTGCAGGGCTGCAATTATCATGTGATGCCAGACAGAATTGAGACTGGCAGCTTCTTAATTGCCGCCGCGGTCACTCGTGGCAAGATACGTTGTGTCCATGCCGACCCTTCGACCCTTGAGGCTGTACTTGCCAAGCTCGAAGATGCGGGTGCCAAGATCACAACTGGCAGCGACTGGATTGAGCTCGATATGCAAGGCAAGCGACCCAAGGCTGTAAACATTAAAACTGTGCCATATCCGGGTTTTCCAACCGATATGCAAGCGCAGTTTTGTTTACTCAATGTGTTAGCCGAAGGTACCTCGACCATCACCGAAACCATTTTCGAGAATCGTTTCATGCATGTGCCTGAGCTTATTCGTATGGGTGCAAACATGGAACTTGAAGGCAATACCTGTATTATCCAAGGTATAGAGCGACTCAATGGTGCCCAAGTGATGGCGACTGATTTAAGGGCTTCGGCCAGCCTGGTTATTGCCGGACTCGTTGCCGATGGCACCACGATAGTCGATCGTATTTATCATCTTGATCGTGGTTATGAGCACATCGAAGACAAGTTTAAAGGTCTAGGCGGACAGGTCGTTCGTACTAGATAA
- a CDS encoding BolA family protein translates to MDTNETEQANEALKLKEIEQLLQDALSLDEVHVTQAGTHYKIVAVGECFDGMGRVKQQQTIYGPLMDRITSGELHALTINAFTPTQWKREKVFNM, encoded by the coding sequence ATGGATACCAACGAGACAGAACAAGCAAATGAAGCACTGAAGCTAAAAGAGATAGAGCAGCTTCTTCAGGATGCACTCTCACTAGATGAAGTGCATGTAACCCAAGCTGGAACCCACTATAAAATAGTGGCCGTCGGCGAGTGTTTCGATGGTATGGGGCGCGTAAAACAGCAGCAAACCATCTATGGTCCATTGATGGATCGTATCACCAGTGGCGAACTACACGCGCTAACGATCAATGCCTTCACGCCGACACAATGGAAGCGTGAAAAAGTCTTTAACATGTAA
- a CDS encoding STAS domain-containing protein has product MVEFNCEGSVCRLTGRLSQGDVVKLWGKRKRLLSDKIEVIELSALTYSDSAGIAFILELIALAKRERREITLSAASSQLSKLIALYDLEHFFDEEVKQGK; this is encoded by the coding sequence GTGGTTGAGTTTAACTGCGAAGGTTCGGTGTGCCGACTCACAGGTCGGCTCTCACAGGGAGATGTTGTTAAACTCTGGGGCAAGAGGAAACGTCTGCTTAGTGACAAGATTGAGGTCATAGAACTGTCGGCATTAACTTACAGCGATAGTGCTGGTATTGCTTTCATCTTAGAGTTGATAGCCTTGGCTAAGAGAGAGCGAAGAGAGATAACACTCAGCGCTGCATCGAGTCAGCTATCGAAATTAATTGCATTATACGATTTAGAACACTTCTTCGATGAAGAAGTAAAACAAGGTAAATAG
- a CDS encoding ABC transporter substrate-binding protein has translation MFNRICKVTASLILLTLSATAHSDDSAVNTMNPYDMVEAVANNTFARFHQDVDIIKTDPDHLKLIVSDELMPYIDYKYASYKVMGIHLKATTKEQRTRFVKAFQGYLVATYAQAFTEYTDQQVKFAPAKDFTGEKMVDVNVELIEAGRPAIKLMFKVRRLKDGSWKAFDLVAEGVSLLASKSSEISNLIRQKGIDSVILELEQRNKGHISYKSNGTRL, from the coding sequence ATGTTTAATCGAATCTGTAAGGTTACAGCTTCACTTATTTTACTCACATTGAGTGCCACAGCCCATAGTGATGACTCGGCTGTAAACACCATGAACCCTTATGACATGGTTGAGGCTGTGGCGAATAATACTTTTGCCAGGTTTCATCAGGATGTTGACATAATTAAGACCGATCCAGACCATCTTAAACTGATAGTCTCGGATGAGTTGATGCCCTATATTGACTATAAATATGCGTCTTATAAAGTCATGGGCATACACCTTAAGGCGACGACAAAAGAGCAAAGAACGCGATTTGTAAAAGCATTTCAGGGTTATCTGGTGGCAACCTATGCACAGGCATTTACTGAGTACACAGATCAACAAGTTAAGTTTGCGCCTGCGAAAGATTTTACCGGTGAGAAGATGGTCGATGTGAACGTCGAGTTAATTGAAGCGGGTAGACCAGCTATTAAGTTAATGTTTAAAGTGCGTCGCCTCAAAGACGGCAGTTGGAAAGCATTCGATCTTGTTGCCGAAGGTGTCAGCTTGCTAGCATCGAAGAGCTCAGAGATCTCAAACTTGATCCGTCAGAAAGGGATAGATTCGGTGATTCTAGAGTTAGAACAGCGTAATAAGGGCCATATTAGCTATAAGTCAAATGGCACTAGGCTCTAA
- the mlaD gene encoding outer membrane lipid asymmetry maintenance protein MlaD, translated as MLTRKIEVLVGLFLLSGLVAFLILVFNVANVEVKSGANNYTLYAKFSNIGGLKVRSPVKVGGVVVGRVSAISLDPSELVPVVELSMDKHFDQFPETSSLSILTSGLLGEQFLGLTPGFMDDDIAMLVDGDRIDDTHSALVLEELIGQFLYSVKD; from the coding sequence ATGTTAACTCGTAAAATTGAAGTATTAGTGGGACTGTTTCTGTTATCCGGGCTGGTGGCATTTTTGATCTTAGTGTTCAATGTCGCCAATGTCGAAGTGAAGTCAGGGGCCAACAACTACACCCTCTATGCTAAATTTAGCAATATAGGCGGGCTTAAAGTTCGTTCTCCGGTCAAGGTGGGAGGCGTGGTTGTGGGGCGAGTGAGCGCTATTAGTCTCGATCCTAGCGAGTTAGTGCCTGTGGTAGAGTTGTCTATGGATAAGCACTTCGATCAGTTCCCTGAAACGAGTAGCCTGTCAATTTTGACTTCTGGTTTGTTGGGGGAGCAATTTCTAGGACTCACCCCAGGTTTTATGGATGATGATATCGCCATGTTAGTCGATGGCGATAGAATAGATGATACTCACTCGGCTCTTGTACTCGAAGAGCTTATTGGTCAGTTCCTATATAGCGTTAAAGATTAA
- the mlaE gene encoding lipid asymmetry maintenance ABC transporter permease subunit MlaE: protein MNMANSLANLGRRGIELVVGLGKAGLMLWGAIARKPRLKGFPLFVKQLYVVGVQSMVLILISGLFIGMVLALQGYNILVGFGTEESLGPMVALSLLRELGPVVTALLFAGRAGSALTAEIGLMKSTEQLSSLEMMAIDPLRQIIAPRFWAGVVSLPLLALMFTAIGIYGGHLVGVEWKGIDSGSFWSILQASVEWRQDIVNCLIKSFLFAIVVTWIALYRGYQVTPSPEGISKATTQTVVQSSLAVLALDFLLTAIMFGR, encoded by the coding sequence ATGAATATGGCTAACAGCTTAGCCAATCTTGGCCGTAGAGGCATAGAGCTGGTTGTCGGGTTAGGTAAAGCCGGTCTTATGCTTTGGGGGGCTATAGCCCGTAAACCACGTTTGAAAGGATTTCCGCTCTTTGTTAAGCAACTCTATGTTGTTGGCGTGCAATCTATGGTGCTTATACTTATATCGGGTCTGTTTATAGGCATGGTGTTGGCGTTGCAGGGGTATAATATTCTTGTTGGTTTCGGTACCGAGGAGAGCCTTGGTCCTATGGTTGCCCTGAGCTTGCTTAGAGAGTTGGGGCCGGTTGTGACCGCGCTGTTGTTTGCCGGGAGAGCTGGTTCAGCGCTCACCGCCGAGATAGGCTTGATGAAGAGTACCGAGCAACTCTCTAGTTTGGAGATGATGGCTATCGATCCGCTAAGGCAGATCATCGCGCCTCGCTTCTGGGCTGGGGTGGTGAGTCTGCCACTTCTGGCATTGATGTTTACCGCCATCGGGATCTATGGTGGTCATCTGGTGGGAGTGGAATGGAAAGGTATAGACAGTGGCAGTTTCTGGTCGATTTTACAGGCTTCTGTAGAGTGGCGTCAGGATATAGTGAACTGTTTGATTAAGAGCTTTCTGTTTGCCATTGTCGTAACTTGGATTGCCCTATATAGGGGTTATCAAGTGACCCCGAGCCCTGAAGGGATAAGCAAGGCCACGACTCAGACTGTTGTTCAGTCAAGTTTGGCGGTATTGGCTTTAGATTTTTTACTTACGGCAATAATGTTTGGCCGTTAA
- a CDS encoding ATP-binding cassette domain-containing protein, translating to MNLEVSPKPNSLVEIRNLKFSRGDHIIFDDISLSIPRGKITAIMGPSGIGKTTLLKLIGGQLTPESGSVLFDGKDVHKCRRGELFVLRKRMSMLFQSGALFTDMNVFDNVAFALREHSGLAEEIIARIVLMKLEAVGLRGTAKMMPSELSGGMQRRVALARAIALEPDMVMYDEPFAGQDPISMGVLVKLIKELSAVLGLTSVVISHDVQEVLGIADYVYVMADKRVIAQGTPEELRVADNELLKQFIGGEPDGPVPFHFPASNYAQELVGQ from the coding sequence ATGAACTTAGAAGTGTCACCAAAACCTAACTCATTGGTCGAGATCCGCAACTTAAAATTTAGTCGCGGTGACCACATCATTTTTGATGATATTAGTCTCTCTATTCCTAGAGGTAAGATCACGGCGATCATGGGCCCGAGTGGAATAGGCAAGACGACCCTGCTCAAATTGATTGGTGGGCAGTTAACGCCTGAATCTGGTTCGGTATTGTTCGATGGCAAGGATGTGCATAAGTGTCGCCGCGGGGAGCTTTTTGTACTGCGCAAGCGCATGAGCATGCTTTTTCAGAGTGGAGCCCTGTTTACCGATATGAATGTGTTCGACAATGTGGCATTTGCTTTGCGTGAGCATTCAGGACTCGCAGAAGAAATTATTGCCCGCATAGTACTGATGAAATTAGAGGCCGTTGGTTTAAGAGGCACAGCAAAAATGATGCCTAGCGAGCTTTCTGGAGGGATGCAGCGCCGGGTGGCACTTGCCAGAGCGATTGCTCTCGAGCCTGATATGGTGATGTATGATGAGCCTTTTGCGGGTCAAGATCCTATTTCCATGGGGGTTCTGGTGAAGCTTATCAAAGAGCTTTCTGCCGTATTGGGGCTCACCTCCGTAGTGATATCTCATGATGTGCAGGAAGTCTTAGGCATTGCCGATTATGTCTATGTGATGGCCGATAAGCGAGTGATAGCTCAAGGTACTCCCGAGGAGTTACGAGTCGCTGATAATGAGCTGCTTAAACAATTTATTGGTGGTGAACCTGATGGCCCGGTGCCTTTTCATTTTCCTGCATCTAATTATGCTCAGGAGTTAGTCGGTCAGTGA
- a CDS encoding calcium/sodium antiporter, with translation MLFNIFMLIAGLGVLVWSADKFVYGAAAFARNLGLPPMLIGLTIVAMGSSAPEMFVAATASMEGMTDTAIGNVLGSNIANITLILGITALLGVISVRSQTLMREIPLMLAATAIAGYFLHDGLLTRMEGVMLMGLFFILMGYLIWHGLTNKKLDTLEAEADEEIPTGVPTHKAVLWLVVGIILLPLSADWMVQGAVGIAKAYHLSDLVIGLTIIAIGTSLPELAACVAGVLKKEDDLAIGNIVGSNLFNILAVLALPGLIAPGEVDAAASTRDFYMVMATSSALAILILLSGRARALKPWHGGVLLLTFISYQLVLFLA, from the coding sequence ATGTTATTTAATATTTTCATGCTTATTGCAGGATTGGGTGTTTTGGTATGGAGCGCCGACAAGTTTGTCTATGGTGCGGCTGCCTTCGCTCGAAACCTCGGACTTCCGCCGATGTTGATCGGATTGACCATAGTGGCAATGGGCAGTTCTGCTCCCGAAATGTTCGTCGCAGCCACCGCATCAATGGAGGGCATGACCGATACAGCCATTGGCAACGTATTGGGGTCAAATATCGCTAATATCACCTTGATATTAGGAATAACAGCACTGTTAGGAGTCATTTCAGTACGCTCCCAAACCTTAATGCGGGAAATACCTTTAATGTTGGCCGCCACGGCTATCGCGGGTTACTTCCTCCATGATGGTCTTTTAACACGCATGGAAGGCGTCATGTTGATGGGACTCTTCTTCATCCTTATGGGTTATCTTATCTGGCATGGCTTAACTAACAAGAAACTTGACACACTCGAAGCTGAAGCCGATGAGGAAATACCTACGGGCGTCCCTACTCACAAGGCGGTTCTCTGGCTAGTTGTGGGTATTATTTTATTACCTCTGTCGGCCGACTGGATGGTTCAGGGCGCAGTAGGTATCGCCAAAGCCTATCATCTGTCGGATCTTGTTATCGGTTTAACTATCATAGCCATAGGCACAAGTTTGCCTGAGCTTGCGGCTTGTGTCGCCGGCGTGCTGAAGAAAGAAGACGATCTGGCAATTGGTAATATTGTAGGCTCAAATCTATTCAATATCCTCGCCGTACTTGCCCTGCCCGGTTTAATCGCGCCAGGGGAAGTCGACGCAGCAGCCAGTACCCGAGATTTCTATATGGTAATGGCCACGAGTAGCGCCCTTGCCATACTCATTTTACTGAGTGGTCGTGCAAGAGCATTAAAGCCTTGGCATGGAGGCGTGTTACTCTTGACCTTTATCTCATATCAACTAGTCCTTTTTCTTGCTTAA